A DNA window from Phragmites australis chromosome 11, lpPhrAust1.1, whole genome shotgun sequence contains the following coding sequences:
- the LOC133885203 gene encoding profilin-like, whose product MYYLICDIEGHHLTSAVIIGHDGTIWAQSSAFPAFKPEEMAKIMKDFDQPGTSRPACFLDRRNNMIIQAVIRGKKGSGGLTVKKTGQALVIGIYDEPTTPGQCNMVVERLGNYLIKQGM is encoded by the exons atgtactatttaatttgtgaC ATCGAGGGCCACCACCTCACCTCCGCGGTCATCATCGGCCACGACGGCACCATTTGGGCTCAGAGCTCCGCGTTCCCCGCG TTCAAGCCCGAGGAGATGGCCAAGATCATGAAGGATTTCGATCAGCCTGGCACCTCCCGACCGGCCTGTTTCTTGGACCGACGAAATAATATGATCATCCAAGCTGTCATCCGCGGCAAGAAG GGATCGGGAGGCCTCACcgtgaagaagaccggtcaggCACTCGTCATTGGCATCTACGACGAGCCGACGACTCCCGGGCAGTGCAACATGGTTGTGGAGAGGCTCGGCAACTACCTGATCAAACAGGGCATGTAG
- the LOC133885202 gene encoding uncharacterized protein LOC133885202, translating to MPWSLAKQAEPTRSGSEGGDPLDVEALSVRCECCGMAEDCTPTYIGRVRERFQGKWVCGLCAEAVKERQAREPALTVAGAVEAHAALCERFNSTVRLNPKLSLASSMRDIARKSNQHRSGGGGATATTPPSACGGDKLSRAASCALLYA from the exons ATGCCCTGGAGTCTAGCTAAACAGGCGGAACCCACG CGCTCGGGCTCGGAGGGCGGGGACCCGCTGGACGTGGAGGCGCTGAGCGTGCGATGCGAGTGCTGCGGGATGGCGGAGGATTGCACGCCCACGTACATCGGCCGCGTGCGGGAGCGGTTCCAGGGGAAGTGGGTGTGCGGGCTGTGCGCCGAGGCCGTCAAGGAGCGGCAGGCACGGGAGCCGGCGCTCACCGTGGCCGGCGCCGTGGAGGCGCACGCGGCGCTGTGCGAGCGGTTCAACTCCACCGTGCGGCTCAACCCCAAGCTGTCCCTCGCCAGCTCTATGCGCGACATCGCGCGCAAGAGCAACCAGCACcggagcggtggcggcggcgccaccGCGACCACCCCTCCATCCGCATGCGGCGGCGACAAGCTGAGCCGCGCCGCCAGCTGTGCGCTGCTCTACGCCTGA